A genomic window from Agrobacterium larrymoorei includes:
- a CDS encoding DMT family transporter has product MLSRAYLVLTIAALCWGGNAVAGKLAVGHISPMVLTFLRWVVAVAIIVSISLPQLVRDWPVVKKRLPYFLTLGTVGYTCFNAALYTALKYTTAINAAVIQAVIPAVIFVFNFALFRTKVLAVQIIGFILTIFGVALLASRGDLMSLIRLEFNPGDAIMLLAVLAYAIYTVILRWKPAVDWRTLMAIPAMAALLTSIPLMGWEVLSDQAIWPEAKGWAIVLYTALFPSLVAQIFFIKGVEEIGPNRAGLFINLIPVFGTFLSVMIIGETLHLYQIVALLLALGGIAVAERKKPPVV; this is encoded by the coding sequence GTGCTCTCCAGAGCCTACCTCGTCCTGACCATCGCCGCATTGTGCTGGGGCGGAAATGCCGTCGCGGGCAAGCTTGCGGTGGGTCATATCAGCCCGATGGTGCTGACGTTTCTGCGCTGGGTGGTGGCGGTGGCGATCATCGTCTCGATCTCTTTGCCGCAACTGGTCCGCGACTGGCCGGTGGTCAAAAAGCGGCTGCCCTATTTCTTAACACTTGGTACGGTTGGATACACGTGTTTCAACGCGGCCCTCTATACGGCGCTGAAATACACAACCGCCATCAATGCAGCGGTCATCCAGGCGGTGATCCCGGCGGTGATCTTCGTCTTCAACTTCGCGCTCTTCCGCACCAAGGTTCTCGCCGTTCAGATCATCGGCTTCATCCTGACCATCTTCGGTGTTGCGCTTCTCGCCTCCCGCGGCGATCTGATGTCGCTCATCCGGCTGGAGTTCAATCCAGGCGATGCGATCATGCTGCTCGCGGTGCTGGCCTATGCGATCTATACCGTGATCCTACGGTGGAAGCCGGCGGTGGACTGGCGCACGCTGATGGCCATTCCGGCGATGGCTGCCCTTCTGACCTCGATACCGCTGATGGGGTGGGAAGTCTTGAGCGATCAGGCGATCTGGCCTGAAGCAAAGGGATGGGCGATCGTTCTCTATACGGCGCTCTTCCCTTCGCTTGTGGCGCAGATCTTCTTCATCAAGGGCGTGGAGGAGATCGGTCCGAACCGCGCCGGGCTCTTCATCAACCTCATTCCGGTTTTCGGCACATTTCTATCGGTGATGATCATCGGCGAGACGCTGCATCTCTACCAGATCGTCGCGCTGTTGCTCGCGCTTGGCGGCATTGCGGTTGCCGAACGAAAAAAGCCGCCTGTCGTGTAA